One genomic window of Cupriavidus metallidurans CH34 includes the following:
- a CDS encoding DUF2933 domain-containing protein, which translates to MDSHVVQDAGSKTGFNRRAIAGLALGAVSIVALAFAASDWKRLASMLPFGLVLLCPLMHFHHAGRHRNSSSARGNEANEQRVGIQESHNE; encoded by the coding sequence ATGGATTCCCACGTAGTACAGGATGCTGGGTCGAAGACCGGGTTCAACCGGCGTGCGATTGCGGGGCTTGCTCTTGGGGCCGTGTCGATCGTCGCGCTCGCTTTCGCTGCCTCGGACTGGAAGCGGCTTGCATCGATGTTGCCTTTTGGGCTAGTGTTGCTGTGCCCGTTGATGCATTTCCATCACGCCGGGCGTCACCGGAATTCATCCTCGGCGAGAGGTAACGAGGCAAACGAACAGCGCGTCGGAATACAGGAGTCGCACAATGAATGA